Proteins found in one Oreochromis niloticus isolate F11D_XX linkage group LG22, O_niloticus_UMD_NMBU, whole genome shotgun sequence genomic segment:
- the LOC109194187 gene encoding C-type lectin domain family 4 member E produces MMNRPQKYIEGEALHSQHAKSNNALKLRVAVLVVCVLLVSALVVTYLLLELLKTRDMLRNLEMKQETVKADVTERPCSTVQPTCPEPEAKIITQPCSPIQTTSPQPPEINMIKQSHSTIPTTTPQLPDITMNDPCYKCEDGWNQNGEECYYFSSSESSWNESRTECRTRGGDLVKIDSSDEQRFLQTKTGYFWIGLTDSAEEGRWLWVDGSPLNESLTFWFDDQPNSYPVEDPDGEDCAMMGHWGIMLWFDYPCKVTLRSICEKAAVAVCV; encoded by the exons ATGATGAACCGTCCACAGAAATACATAGAAG GTGAAGCTCTTCACTCTCAACATGCAAAATCAAACAATGCGTTAAAGCTCAGAGTGGCCGTGCTGGTTGTCTGTGTTCTCCTGGTATCGGCTCTCGTGGTAACTTATCTCT tGTTGGAGCTTTTGAAAACCAGGGACATGCTCAGAAACCttgagatgaagcaggaaacTGTAAAAGCTGATGTCACAG agagACCATGTAGTACAGTGCAGCCCACATGCCCGGAGCCTGAAGCAAAAATTA taacACAACCGTGCAGCCCAATACAAACTACAAGCCCACAACCTCCTGAAATAAACATGA TAAAACAATCACACAGCACGATACCGACTACAACCCCACAACTTCCTGATATAACTATGA ATGATCCATGTTATAAATGTGAAGACGGCTGGAATCAAAATGGAGAAGAGTGCTATTATTTCTCCAGCAGTGAATCATCCTGGAATGAGAGCAGAACTGAATGTAGGACTAGAGGAGGAGACCTGGTTAAGATAGACAGCAGTGACGAGCAG AGATTCTTGCAGACAAAAACTGGATATTTCTGGATCGGACTGACAGACTCAGCAGAAGAGGGCAGATGGCTGTGGGTGGACGGATCACCACTGAATGAAAG CTTAACGTTTTGGTTCGATGACCAGCCAAATAGTTATCCCGTGGAAGATCCTGATGGAGAGGACTGTGCGATGATGGGGCACTGGGGGATAATGCTTTGGTTTGATTATCCCTGCAAAGTAACTCTTAGAAGTATTTGTGAGAAAGCagctgtggctgtgtgtgtctaA